A stretch of Fusarium fujikuroi IMI 58289 draft genome, chromosome FFUJ_chr10 DNA encodes these proteins:
- a CDS encoding related to SPR1-exo-1,3-beta-glucanase precursor, whose protein sequence is MHLKSVLPFFLAAAEAWTPQSRAIAEANGEKITERWLPNDDKIRGVNLGSQFIIERWMAEESWKNMGCSAYNDEWACVKGIGQEKANAAFKKHWETWITEDDIKQIASIGLNAVRIPVGYWMYEDIIQKGEYWPRGGIWHLDRIVGWCKKHGIYAVIGLHSAPGISSPNEQFTGHSIPNPGFYTAENYERAFKFLEWMTKRIHTNGNYTTVGMLEVLNEPVRAGKWKAEADDMIKNYYPGAYKRIQAMEGYLKVPKADRLHIQYMGKSWGAGDPRQYLPDDDLIFFDAHRYLSFDNRIAGNKKAYIETACKDDMGQHVFVGEWSLSVNSTLKNTDEFKIEGQETWYKAYWAAQAESFEKGDGWFFWSWKCDGELGKKDWRWCYQAAVAAGVIPKDAGKAKSLSPCARYTK, encoded by the exons ATGCATCTGAAATCAGTATTGCCATTCTTTCTCGCCGCAGCAGAAGCATGGACTCCACAGTCTAGAG CTATTGCAGAGGCCAACGGTGAGAAAATCACTGAACGATGGCTCCCAAACGATGACAAAATCCGGGGCGTCAACCTCGGTTCACAATTCATCATCGAACGATGGATGGCTGAAGAATCATGGAAGAACATGGGCTGCAGTGCCTACAACGACGAATGGGCATGCGTCAAGGGCATCGGCCAAGAAAAAGCCAATGCCGCTTTCAAGAAGCATTGGGAGACTTGGATCACAGAAGATGACATTAAACAGATTGCAAGCATTGGTCTTAATGCCGTTCGTATTCCTGTTGGATACTGGATGTACGAGGACATCATCCAGAAAGGTGAATACTGGCCTCGCGGCGGTATTTGGCATCTTGACCGTATTGTCGGGTGGTGTAAGAAGCATGGCATCTACGCGGTCATCGGCCTCCATTCTGCGCCTGGTATCAGTTCGCCGAATGAGCAGTTCACCGGCCAT TCCATCCCCAACCCTGGATTCTATACTGCGGAGAACTATGAGAGGGCCTTTAAATTTCTTGAGTGGATGACCAAGCGCATCCATACTAATGGGAACTACACTACCGTTGGCATGCTTGAGGTTCTGAATGAACCCGTACGTGCCGGAAAGTGGAAGGCTGAGGCAGATGATATGATCAAGAATTACTACCCTGGTGCATACAAGCGCATCCAGGCCATGGAGGGTTATCTGAAGGTTCCCAAAGCCGATCGACTGCACATTCAATACATG GGCAAAAGTTGGGGCGCAGGTGACCCAAGACAATACCTCCCAGATGAcgatctcatcttcttcgatgCCCACCGCTATCTATCCTTCGACAACAGGATAGCTGGCAATAAGAAAGCATACATTGAAACTGCCTGCAAGGACGACATGGGCCAGCACGTCTTCGTCGGTGAATGGTCCCTGTCAGTTAACTCAACATTGAAGAACACCGACGAGTTCAAGATCGAGGGCCAGGAAACATGGTACAAGGCTTACTGGGCTGCTCAAGCTGAGTCTTTTGAGAAAGGCGATGGATGGTTCTTTTGGTCCTGGAAGTGTGATGGAGAGCTTGGGAAGAAGGATTGGCGATGGTGTTATCAAGCTGCTGTCGCTGCGGG
- a CDS encoding related to ferric reductase Fre2p, whose product MNRQWGSGSMALLNSLSLLLALQVSSTYAQGLEGYGLTSYDPVCAEACLRSFTPLMLPCSSMHDGHMATPPACRANDTAFLTSVAWCMSENCGDEKLSKIEGYWEEWITGSKFVPAKWSYSQALMEVDPKPPRYQLNMTDKVLNQTSALPPVAYLSQWNSLWATNHEMIMGARYGIILVVIAVGIPILMTWSGYLPLIPSVYDKLKPYILYPSMIGTYSVRPLPFKLGNAPSVGQGLYIALILALVVVFTAIDYELRQPHARFMGERRELLAYLVYRTGALAFALLPLIILFPSRNNLLLWLSNWSRSTFILLHRWIGRTFALLAVLHAIFVLVGSDKMGTTDWRRWGSVAVIFTVITCLGSGLYVRKANYELFLLMHILIAALVIVGCWYHLMLRYASIRLHSPGYTTGHEIWLYLAIALWGFERLVRIVRVIRLGILRSKVKDIGAGYVRVDVPSVRWGLDPGKHVFVYFPTLAPMRPWENHPFSVIPTVALQRRGTSATPGSPTSPGASSGLEDIEKSTTQIAVVRQSSASAEISAGVTLFIKKSTGITKYLESHDRLLTFLEGPYPGSDTRQVLRCDRLLLIAGGVGITSLFALIHNHWNVKLAWSVKAEARCLVNEIEPGLDAVNTAQTDIRIGSRFDVAALIDEEASAGWKRVGIVVSGPGSLCDDVRAVVSGIGRNSKTVFELEVDAYSW is encoded by the exons ATGAACCGTCAATGGGGTAGCGGCAGCATGGCACTGCTAAACTCCCTCTCACTGCTGCTGGCACTTCAAGTCAGTTCAACATACGCTCAGGGACTTGAGGGATATGGATTGACTTCGTACGATCCTGTCTGCGCTGAAGCATGTCTTCGATCCTTTACTCCTCTGATGCTACCCTGCTCAAGCATGCACGATGGACACATGGCGACTCCACCAGCTTGTCGAGCCAACGACACCGCCTTCTTAACATCGGTGGCTTGGTGTATGAGTGAAAATTGCGGCGATGAAAAGTTGTCAAAGATTGAAGGTTACTGGGAGGAGTGGATTACAGGGAGCAAGTTCGTGCCCGCAAAGTGGTCGTACTCCCAGGCTCTCATGGAAGTTGATCCGAAACCACCTCGTTATCAACTCAACATGACAGACAAGGTTCTCAACCAGACATCAGCTCTTCCGCCAGTCGCATATCTCAGTCAATGGAACTCACTCTGGGCGACGAACCATGAGATGATAATGGGAGCACGATACGG CATCATTCTTGTTGTCATTGCCGTTGGAATACCGATTCTGATGACCTGGTCCGGATACCTCCCTCTCATCCCATCAGTCTATGATAAACTCAAACCATACATCCTCTATCCAAGCATGATCGGCACCTACTCCGTACGTCCTCTACCATTCAAACTGGGTAATGCTCCCTCTGTTGGTCAAGGTCTATATATCGCCTTGATCCTTGCTCTCGTCGTTGTTTTTACCGCCATCGACTACGAGCTCCGTCAGCCGCATGCCAGATTCATGGGTGAACGGAGAGAACTACTTGCGTACCTTGTCTACCGCACTGGAGCTCTTGCATTTGCCTTACTTCCGCTAATCATCCTCTTCCCCTCGAGGAATAACCTCCTCTTGTGGCTGTCTAATTGGTCACGCTCGACATTTATCCTACTTCACCGATGGATTGGCCGAACCTTTGCTCTTCTCGCTGTCCTGCACGCCATTTTCGTCCTGGTTGGCTCTGACAAAATGGGTACTACTGACTGGAGACGCTGGGGCTCGGTCGCTGTCATCTTCACTGTGATTACCTGCCTTGGTAGTGGACTTTATGTTCGAAAGGCCAACTATGAGCTTTTCCTGCTTATGCACATCCTCATTGCTGCGCTTGTCATTGTCGGATGCTGGTATCATCTCATGCTGCGATATGCCTCTATTCGTCTCCACTCTCCCGGTTACACAACTGGACACGAGATCTGGCTTTACCTTGCCATTGCTCTTTGGGGTTTTGAGCGCCTTGTTCGAATCGTACGAGTAATCAGACTGGGTATTCTGAGATCCAAGGTTAAGGACATTGGAGCTGGTTACGTTCGAGTTGATGTCCCAAGCGTTCGCTGGGGTTTGGATCCTGGAAAGCATGTCTTTGTCTACTTTCCAACACTTGCTCCGATGCGACCTTGGGAGAATCATCCATTCTCCGTAATTCCCACGGTTGCACTTCAACGACGCGGAACCTCAGCTACGCCTGGATCTCCAACCTCACCAGGCGCTTCCTCGGGATTagaagatattgagaagtCGACGACTCAGATTGCAGTGGTCAGGCAGTCATCAGCCTCGGCCGAGATCTCAGCTGGAGTCACGCTCTTCATCAAAAAGTCGACCGGTATCACAAAGTATCTCGAGAGCCATGACCGCTTACTCACCTTCTTGGAGGGTCCTTATCCTGGCAGCGACACACGACAGGTCCTGCGTTGCGacagacttcttctcatcgctggtggtgttggtatCACTAGTCTGTTTGCACTCATTCACAATCACTGGAACGTCAAGCTGGCATGGAGCGTCAAAGCAGAAGCCCGATGCCTCGTCAACGAGATCGAGCCAGGCCTTGATGCCGTGAACACTGCACAGACCGACATTAGAATTGGCTCAAGatttgatgttgctgctctcaTCGATGAAGAGGCATCAGCAGGCTGGAAGAGAGTCGGTATCGTGGTATCAGGCCCTGGGTCCCTGTGTGATGATGTCCGAGCTGTTGTTTCTGGCATTGGACGCAACTCTAAGACTGTGTTTGAACTTGAGGTGGATGCCTACTCCTGGTGA